TTTTCTGGCCAAACTATCCTAACTTACGACTGGCTTTTAAAAATGATCGTGACGGTGATTAGCTTATCTGCAGGCTTTCAAGGTGGTGAAGTGACGCCTCTATTTGCTATTGGAGCTTCTTTAGGCATCGTTTTGGCCCCTTACTTAGGTCTTCCTGTACTGTTGGTTGCTGCACTTGGTTACACCACGGTATTTGGAAGTGCAACAAATACCTTTTGGGCCCCTATCTTTATTGGGATAGAGGTCTTTGGTCCAGAGAATGCCCTAGCATATTTTGTCACCTCGGCTGCAGCCTATATGGTTAGTCACAGACATTCCATTTACAGTTATCAAAAAGTAGTCATGATCAATTTAAAAGACATGACGGTAAATCAGATGGATTTAAAAAAATAGCTTTACAATAAAGAAGCTTTTTGTTAGAATAAATCTCGTGTGTAATGGACACACGAAAATTACGGCTAATCCGCTAAGACAAGTACTTAAGATTAGTAAGATAGGAGAATAAAAATGAATCCATTAATCCAAAGTTTGACAGAAGGTCAACTTCGCTCTGATATCCCTAACTTCCGTCCTGGTGACACTGTTCGCGTTCACGCAAAAGTTGTCGAAGGAACTCGCGAACGTATCCAGATCTTTGAAGGTGTTGTTATTTCACGTAAAGGTCAAGGGATCTCAGAAATGTACACTGTTCGTAAAATCTCAGGTGGTATCGGGGTAGAGCGTACATTCCCAATCCACACACCACGTGTTGACAAAATCGAAGTTATCCGCCACGGTAAAGTCCGTCGTGCGAAACTTTACTACTTGCGTGCATTACAAGGTAAAGCAGCTCGTATCAAAGAAATTCGTCGTTAGTTTGAACCGAAACGTAACGTAATAGAATAAAAAGACTAGAGTCTCTAGTCTTTTTATGTCGTCGTGACAATGTGACAATTGGTGATTAACGCTATGCTTGTAGGACACTTTGAAAGTTCCTTAGCAGTTATAATTAGTATATTGTAATAACAAAATGAAGCAAAATAAACTTTCAGTTATCTGATATTTCATCTTGCATTACCTTATTTTCTAGGTTAAAATAGAAGACAAGGTGAGTATAAGATAGACCCCTTAGTTCAATGGATATAACAACTCCCTCCTAAGGAGTAGTTGCTGGTTCGATTCCGGCAGGGGTCATTATTGTCACTGAAAAAGCCTTTACATCAAAGGCTTTTTGTTTTATTCCGGTTTTAAAAGGGTCAGTTTGTTTATTTATAATTTCTTTCATGTTTACAGTTGTGTGACTGTAAATAGATAATGTTGTTTTTGGATCGCTGTGACCAACTCTATCCATTATCGCATTTAGCGGTATCCCTTTTTCTGCTAAAAATGATATATGCGAGTGTCTAAATAAGTGCGTGTGATAATCTCCGTAAATTTTCAATCGCTTATTGATGTACGCGTTTAAAATTGGTAAACCTTTTGAATATGGAAAGCTGTTAGCACTCTGCTTGTGATTAATCTATCGTATGTTAAAAGTGACATTTAAATTAAATCATTTTTTATACATATATTTCAAAAGGATTTATCATATTGGAAAATAGCGGTGCTTCTATTGGCATTTTACTATTGACAGGAATTTCCCTGCCTTTTGTCTCCTAAAGAAGATCAGCTTTGATTTCTAACTTGATTAGAGTGGGCTTGGTACTGTTTATGAATTATCAGTACATACTTTCTGGAGATCAAAAAGGAAAGGAACAGCTAAAGAGGTGTATGTGTTACCATTAGAGGAATAGAACATCGCAAGACTCGTTTATTCAGTCATTACGATACCTGTTTTATTTGTGAAATAACTATAATATTAAGTGAATTTGTGATATAATGAAAGGTATGAATTATCAAGATTATATATGGGATTTGGGAGGTACCTTACTCGATAATTACGAGCTTTCAACCCAAGCTTTTGTCCAAACGCTAGCTTTTTTCAGCCTTCCAGGAGATCACGATGCTGTTTACCAAAAATTAAAAGAATCAACCGCTATCGCTGTGGCAATGTTTGCTCCTAATGAGCCAGAATTTTTGCATGTGTATAGGCTAAGAGAAGCAGACAAATTGGCACAACCCATTTGGTGTTTGGGAGCTAAAGAAATTTTGGGAAAGATAGCGACTTCAGGTTCGCGAAATTTTTTAATTTCTCATCGAGATTGTCAGGTGAACCAACTTTTAGAGCAAGCTGGGTTGCTAATCTATTTTACAGAAGTCGTGACAGCTTCAAATGGCTTTGCTCGGAAACCAAATCCTGAAAGTTTGTTTTATTTAAAAGAAAAGTATGATATTAATAGTGGATTAGTAATTGGAGATCGGCTAATTGATAAACAAGCAGGACAAGCAGCGGGTTTTAATACCTTGCTTGTTGACGGTAGAAAAAACCTATTGGAGATAGTAACGTAGATGATTGAAGAAAATAAACATTTTGAAAAAAAAATGCAAGAATACGATGCCAGTCAAATTCAGGTTCTAGAAGGGCTGGAGGCTGTCCGCATGCGTCCAGGGATGTATATTGGCTCGACAGCTAAAGAGGGTTTGCATCATTTAGTCTGGGAAATTGTTGACAACTCAATTGACGAAGCATTAGCAGGTTTTGCCTCTCATATTAAAGTCTTTATTGAAGCAGATAATTCCATTACAGTAGTAGATGATGGCCGTGGAATTCCAGTTGATATCCAAGCCAAGACAGGACGTCCCGCCGTTGAAACAGTTTTTACAGTCTTACACGCAGGTGGTAAATTTGGTGGAGGCGGCTATAAGGTTTCTGGAGGATTACATGGTGTAGGGTCATCTGTTGTTAATGCTTTATCAACACAATTAGATGTACGTGTTTATAAAAACGGCCAAATTCATTACCAAGAATTTAAACGCGGGGCTGTTGTAGCAGATCTTGAGGTCATTGGAACCACTGATGTGACTGGCACGACCGTACACTTTACACCCGATCCAGAAATTTTTACCGAAACGACTCAGTTTGATTACAGTGTTTTAGCAAAACGTATTCAAGAGTTAGCCTTTTTGAATCGTGGTTTAAAAATTTCCATTACAGATAAGCGCTCAGGTATGGAACAAGAAGAACATTTCCTTTATGAAGGTGGAATTGGTTCTTATGTTGAATTTTTAAATGATAAAAAAGATGTTATCTTTGAAACGCCCATCTATACAGATGGTGAATTAGAAGGTATTGCAGTTGAAGTAGCCATGCAATACACGACTAGCTATCAAGAAACAGTCATGAGTTTTGCTAATAATATTCATACTCATGAAGGTGGAACGCATGAACAAGGCTTTAGAGCGGCTCTTACTCGGGTCATCAATGACTACGCTAAGAAAAATAAAATTCTTAAAGAAAATGAGGACAATTTGACAGGAGAAGATGTTCGTGAAGGTTTGACGGCGGTAATTTCTGTTAAGCATCCAAATCCTCAATTTGAAGGTCAAACCAAAACAAAATTGGGCAACTCAGAAGTGGTTAAGATCACTAATCGTCTCTTTAGTGAGGCCTTTCAACGTTTTCTTTTGGAAAACCCACAAGTTGCTCGTAAGATTGTGGAAAAAGGGATTTTGGCTTCTAAAGCTAGAATTGCAGCTAAGCGAGCCCGCGAAGTCACCCGCAAAAAATCAGGCTTAGAAATTTCAAACTTACCTGGAAAATTAGCAGACTGTTCGTCAAATGACGCTAACCAAAACGAACTTTTCATCGTCGAAGGAGATTCAGCGGGTGGGTCGGCCAAATCAGGTCGTAACCGAGAGTTTCAAGCTATCTTGCCTATTCGCGGTAAAATTTTGAACGTGGAAAAAGCAACTATGGATAAGATTCTTGCCAACGAAGAAATTAGAAGTCTCTTTACCGCTATGGGTACAGGTTTTGGTGCAGATTTTGACGTGTCAAAAGCTCGCTACCAAAAGCTGGTTATCATGACCGATGCCGATGTGGATGGCGCTCATATTAGAACCTTACTTTTAACCTTGATTTACCGCTTTATGAGACCTGTTCTAGAAGCTGGCTATGTTTACATCGCCCAGCCACCTATTTATGGTGTTAAGGTCGGTAGTGAGATTAAAGAGTATATTCAGCCAGGTATTGATCAAGAAGACCAATTAAAAACAGCTCTTGAAAAATATAGTATTGGTCGTTCAAAACCAACTGTTCAACGTTATAAAGGTCTTGGGGAAATGGATGACCATCAACTTTGGGAAACTACTATGGATCCTGAAAATCGTTTGATGGCGCGTGTGACAGTTGATGATGCCGCAGAAGCAGATAAAGTATTTGATATGTTAATGGGAGATCGTGTTGAACCAAGACGTGATTTCATTGAGGAAAATGCGGTTTATAGTACACTGGATATTTAGTCACCTTTTTAGTTTCACAAGGAATCTGCTACCAAAGAGGACGAATTGACTAAAAATCATGATGCATGATGCCAACAGCTTTGTTAGTTAGTACGTCTTCATCTTGAGGGACAGCGTTAATGCATAGGTATTGAGACCGCCCCTTAATACCTATGTTAGTCCTTATTAAGAAAGCCTTTTGAGTCGCTGGTACGAGATTGTTGAATTAGTCAAATATATTTTGAAATGCATTTTAAAGTATGTTATAATCGTAATGTTATAGTGTATTTTAAATAAAATTTTAATAAAAGGCGATTGAGGAATTTCAGTTTTTAGTTATTACTGGAACAATGTTGATAAATCGTGTCTAAATAATAAGGAGATTCAGATGTCAAGCGGAATTATCTTGCTGATTGTGGCTATAGTCCTACTAGTGATTATCGCCTATCTAGTGGGTGTCATCATACGAAAGCGTAATGATTCCCTAATTACCAGTCTAGAAGAACGAAAACAGGCCTTGTTTGCTTTGCCTGTTAATGATGAAATTGAAGAAGTAAAGTCACTTCATTTGATAGGACAGAGCCAAACCTCTTTTCGGGAATGGAATCAGAAATGGGTAGACTTAACTGTGAATTCGTTTGCAGATATTGAAAATCATATTTTTGAAGCTGAAAATTTGAATGATACGTTTAATTTTATTCGCGCCAAGCATGAGATTAATAGCGTTGAAAGTCAGCTTAATCTTGTTGAAGAAGATATCGCTTCTATTCGTGAAGCACTTAATATCTTAAAAGAGCAAGAAGAAAAAAATAGTGCTCGTGTCACCCATGCTCTTGATTTATATGAAAAGCTCCAAGCTTCTATTTCTGAGAATGAAGATAATTTTGGTTCAACTATGCCTGAAATTGACAAACAGATGAAAAACATTGAAACTGAATTTTCACAGTTTGTCGCACTCAACTCATCAGGTGATCCTGTAGAAGCTTCTGAAGTTCTGGATAGAGCAGAAGAGCATACTATTGCTCTAGGGCAGATTACAGAGCAGATTCCAGCTATTGTGGCCAAGTTGGAAGATGATTTTCCAGATCAGTTAGATGATTTGGAAACAGGATATCGCCGTTTACTTGAAGAAAACTATCATTTTCCAGAAAAAAACATTGAGGCACGTTTTCAGGAGATTCGTGAGTCTATTCGTGCCAATTCATCAGAGTTAGTTACACTTGACTTGGATCGTGCTAGAGAAGAAAACACGCATATTCAAGAACGCATTGATTCTCTTTATGAAGTCTTTGAGCGCGAAATTGCCGCTTATAAGGTAGCTGCTAAAAATAGTAAGATGCTACCTCGTTACCTAGAACATGTGAAACGTAATAATGAACAACTCAAAGATGAAATTGCACGTTTATCACGTAAATATATTCTAAGTGAAACGGAAAGTCTGACTGTTAAGGCATTTGAGAAGGATATTAAAGAGATAGAAGACAGTACACTTGCTGTTGCAGAACAATTTGGTTTACAAGAAAAACCATTTTCAGAACTGCAAGTGACTTTTGAACGCAGTATAAAGACGCTTACTAATGTCGAGTCAGGTCAAATGGATGTTTTTGCAGCAGTTAAAGATATTGAAAAAATTGAATCACAGGCACGCCATAACCTTGATGTTTATGTTACTCAGCTTCATATGATTAAACGTTATATGGAAAAACGTCACTTGCCTGGAATTCCACAAGACTTTCTTAGTGCTTTCTTTACAACGAGTTCACAATTGGAAGCTTTGATGGATGAGCTTAGTAGAGGACGGATCAATATTGAGGCAGTGTCACGTTTGTCGGAAGTTGCGACGGTTGCTATTGCTAATCTAGAAGATTTAACCTATCAAGTGGTTCAAAATGCTACCTTGACTGAACAATTACTACAATATTCTAATCGCTATCGTTCTTTTGAAGCAGGAGTTCAAAGTAGTTTTGAACATGCTTTGAGACTTTTCGAAGTAGAAAATGATTATCAGGCTTCTTTTGATGAAATTTCTTATGCTCTTGAAACAGTTGAACCTGGGGTAACAGGTCGGTTTGTTAACTCTTATGAAAAAACACGAGAGCACATTCGTTTTTGATACTTGAAAGTCGTGATATTCTCACGACTTTTTATTAGCTTTTTGGACCAATACGTGTTTTTGACTAGAATCTTCTTTTTAATGATCAAACGAAGAAGTAGTAACAGTGTTTTTTGCTATTGAGAGGATAGTTATTTTTTCAAAAATCTTTTCCAAAAGGATTTGGTTTTTTCAGGAGTTTGTTTGCTAAGTTGATCGTTTTTTGTCTGCTTTAAGATGACTTCTAAACGTGTTTCCTTCAGATTTATTGCGTGGTCGGTATGAAGGATAAACGCAAAAGGTGAAGTCATATGCGTTTCTGTAATAATAGTAACAGGTAAATGGTTTTCTTTTGCTAATTTCATATAGAGTATTTGAAGTTGAGGTGCCAGCTTGGAAGAGATTTTTAAGTGTAAAGGTTGATAGACTAACTGAAGGCTCGGTAATTCTCTTTTCAAATAGTCTTTTACTGTTTTAGTTTGAGCTTCGTCTAATAAAGCACTTAAAACGACTCGTTCAGCATACGTTCCTAGATAGTAGCGTTGCTGCTCAGGATTTAATCTTCTTTCTCCCCAGGCTCCTTTTAATAGCTTATCTTCTAAATTAGTCATAGATACCCTCGCTTCTTTATAATAGTTTCTTTATTATATCGATTTCTACAATAAAATACCAATTTGAAAATTTTCGGTAAATGTGTTAAAAAACAAGAAAGAAAGTGATTTTTCTTGCAAAAAACAAAGGAAGCTTTTCATGAGATTGCTTTTTAAGTTGATTAAAGGCCTAGTTTGTGGTATTATGAACATGTAAAATATTAAAACTCATAAGGAGAGTATTACAATGTCAATTATTACTGATGTATACGCTCGCGAAGTCCTTGACTCACGCGGTAACCCAACACTTGAAGTAGAAGTTTATACAGAATCAGGTGCATTCGGACGTGGTATGGTTCCTTCAGGAGCTTCAACTGGTGAACATGAAGCCGTTGAACTTCGTGATGGTGACAAATCTCGTTACCTTGGTCTAGGTACTCAAAAAGCAGTTGATAATGTTAATAACATTATCGCTGAGGCAATCATCGGTTACGATGTTCGCGATCAACAAGCTATCGACCGTGCAATGATCGCTCTTGACGGTACTCCTAACAAAGGCAAACTTGGTGCTAATGCTATTCTTGGTGTTTCTATCGCTGTTGCTCGTGCAGCTGCTGACTATCTTGAAGTGCCACTTTACACTTACCTTGGCGGATTCAACACTAAAGTTCTTCCAACTCCTATGATGAACATCATCAACGGTGGATCACACTCAGATGCCCCAATTGCATTCCAAGAGTTCATGATCATGCCAGTTGGTGCACCTACTTTCAAAGAAGGTCTTCGTTGGGGTGCTGAAGTTTTCCACGCTCTTAAGAAAATTCTTAAAGAACGCGGACTTGTTACAGCTGTAGGTGACGAAGGTGGATTTGCTCCTAAATTTGAAGGAACTGAAGACGGTGTAGAAACTATCCTTAAAGCTATTGAAGCAGCTGGTTACGAAGCTGGTGAAAACGGCATTATGATCGGTTTTGACTGTGCATCATCAGAATTCTACGACAAAGAACGTAAAGTTTACGACTATACTAAATTTGAAGGTGAAGGCGCTGCTGTTCGTACATCTGCAGAACAAGTTGATTACCTTGAAGAGTTGGTTAACAAATACCCAATTATTACTATCGAAGATGGTATGGATGAAAACGACTGGGATGGTTGGAAAGTTCTTACTGAACGCCTAGGCAAACGTGTTCAATTGGTTGGTGACGACTTCTTCGTTACAAACACTGAATACCTTGCTCGTGGTATCAAAGAAAATGCAGCTAACTCAATCCTTATCAAAGTTAACCAAATCGGTACTTTGACTGAAACGTTTGAAGCTATCGAAATGGCTAAAGAAGCTGGATATACTGCCGTTGTATCACACCGTTCAGGTGAAACTGAAGATTCAACAATCGCTGACATCGCAGTTGCAACAAACGCTGGCCAAATCAAAACAGGTTCATTGTCACGTACAGACCGTATTGCTAAATACAACCAATTACTTCGTATCGAAGATCAACTTGGTGAAGTTGCTCAATACAAAGGTATCAAATCATTCTATAACTTAAAAAAATAGACGGTAAGACAGAAATCGGTCATTCGTAGAATGCGATTTCGTCGTCGCACCTCCGTCAGGCTGACTAGGTTGGTCACGACAAAAGGAGTGAACATCCAGTCAGCTACGACGCAAAAGTTAAAGATTAAAGAATAGAAAGCTTGGGAAAATCCCAAGCTTTTTGCTTTCTAAATAGTAAAAATTTACTGTGGGCTAATTTATCCTGAGCTAATGTATTAGCGAGGTAAAGTTACTGAAGAAGACTTGGATTTGTACTGCCTCTAAAAAGTTGGACACTATATTTTAAATACAGGACTAAGTCCTTTTATACCAATTGTCAAGCACATCAAGGTTTTAACTGAAAAAATGTTTTAGACAATAGCCTAGGTTTAGCTGTTGTCTTACTTGTTGTGCTCTGATTAGCATAAAAAAGTGTACAAGAAAAAAACCTTGCCTAGTATTTTTAAGATCAAGGTGTTACAATGATAGAGCAACAACGACTTTAATGATTTTGGGTCGAAGCGTAATTGTAAAGTTTGTTATGCGTTATGAGGTAAAGCATTGTCTGACAAGGCAATGTCTAGAGGCAATCGTATGTGGCTTGGTTGAAGCTGTTTGCGATTGCCTTTTTCGTTTCTCATAGAAGTCTGCGATATGACAAGGATTGGTATGACTAGCAAAAGCAATGTCATGGATACACTTGAAAAGAATCTTTGGAGCATAAGGATTCCCACGTTTGGTAATGTGCTCTTGAGCTAGATAGTTGCCAGACTCATAATGTCTAAAGTCAATCCCAATGAAAGCATTAATTTGATTAGCAGATTGAAAACGACGAATAGCACCGAGTTCGCCAATAATACTTGTTGCAGTTGTTTCTACGATACTTGGAATAGAGCGTAGAATCTTGTCTTCTGGTAAAGGTTGAGCCGACGCCACCATCTTATCAAAAATAGCTTGACGACGTTCAGAAAGTCTAAGTAATTCTTTGGCATAGTAGCGAACCTCTTCTATCATCGGAGAGGTTTTCGTAACAGTAAAATAAGACTGCTTGGCTAATGAGACAAGTTTTTCCACTAAGTAGATCCCACGCTTGTCAGAGATACGTTTAGAGGTAGATTGACGGATGATAGCTGACAATGCTTTGTCAGCTAGCTCCAGTACAAAGCTATTACATGAAAAAAGCCGTTACCACATTCCAGTATTACTCACCAGTTGGTGCAAATAAGATGTGTTCCAGTTCAGGAAAAGTGACTTGTAAGATCTTGTGAAGGCGA
The genomic region above belongs to Streptococcus pyogenes and contains:
- the rplS gene encoding 50S ribosomal protein L19; its protein translation is MNPLIQSLTEGQLRSDIPNFRPGDTVRVHAKVVEGTRERIQIFEGVVISRKGQGISEMYTVRKISGGIGVERTFPIHTPRVDKIEVIRHGKVRRAKLYYLRALQGKAARIKEIRR
- the gyrB gene encoding DNA topoisomerase (ATP-hydrolyzing) subunit B, with product MIEENKHFEKKMQEYDASQIQVLEGLEAVRMRPGMYIGSTAKEGLHHLVWEIVDNSIDEALAGFASHIKVFIEADNSITVVDDGRGIPVDIQAKTGRPAVETVFTVLHAGGKFGGGGYKVSGGLHGVGSSVVNALSTQLDVRVYKNGQIHYQEFKRGAVVADLEVIGTTDVTGTTVHFTPDPEIFTETTQFDYSVLAKRIQELAFLNRGLKISITDKRSGMEQEEHFLYEGGIGSYVEFLNDKKDVIFETPIYTDGELEGIAVEVAMQYTTSYQETVMSFANNIHTHEGGTHEQGFRAALTRVINDYAKKNKILKENEDNLTGEDVREGLTAVISVKHPNPQFEGQTKTKLGNSEVVKITNRLFSEAFQRFLLENPQVARKIVEKGILASKARIAAKRAREVTRKKSGLEISNLPGKLADCSSNDANQNELFIVEGDSAGGSAKSGRNREFQAILPIRGKILNVEKATMDKILANEEIRSLFTAMGTGFGADFDVSKARYQKLVIMTDADVDGAHIRTLLLTLIYRFMRPVLEAGYVYIAQPPIYGVKVGSEIKEYIQPGIDQEDQLKTALEKYSIGRSKPTVQRYKGLGEMDDHQLWETTMDPENRLMARVTVDDAAEADKVFDMLMGDRVEPRRDFIEENAVYSTLDI
- the ezrA gene encoding septation ring formation regulator EzrA; this translates as MSSGIILLIVAIVLLVIIAYLVGVIIRKRNDSLITSLEERKQALFALPVNDEIEEVKSLHLIGQSQTSFREWNQKWVDLTVNSFADIENHIFEAENLNDTFNFIRAKHEINSVESQLNLVEEDIASIREALNILKEQEEKNSARVTHALDLYEKLQASISENEDNFGSTMPEIDKQMKNIETEFSQFVALNSSGDPVEASEVLDRAEEHTIALGQITEQIPAIVAKLEDDFPDQLDDLETGYRRLLEENYHFPEKNIEARFQEIRESIRANSSELVTLDLDRAREENTHIQERIDSLYEVFEREIAAYKVAAKNSKMLPRYLEHVKRNNEQLKDEIARLSRKYILSETESLTVKAFEKDIKEIEDSTLAVAEQFGLQEKPFSELQVTFERSIKTLTNVESGQMDVFAAVKDIEKIESQARHNLDVYVTQLHMIKRYMEKRHLPGIPQDFLSAFFTTSSQLEALMDELSRGRINIEAVSRLSEVATVAIANLEDLTYQVVQNATLTEQLLQYSNRYRSFEAGVQSSFEHALRLFEVENDYQASFDEISYALETVEPGVTGRFVNSYEKTREHIRF
- a CDS encoding HAD-IA family hydrolase, translating into MNYQDYIWDLGGTLLDNYELSTQAFVQTLAFFSLPGDHDAVYQKLKESTAIAVAMFAPNEPEFLHVYRLREADKLAQPIWCLGAKEILGKIATSGSRNFLISHRDCQVNQLLEQAGLLIYFTEVVTASNGFARKPNPESLFYLKEKYDINSGLVIGDRLIDKQAGQAAGFNTLLVDGRKNLLEIVT
- the eno gene encoding surface-displayed alpha-enolase, with the translated sequence MSIITDVYAREVLDSRGNPTLEVEVYTESGAFGRGMVPSGASTGEHEAVELRDGDKSRYLGLGTQKAVDNVNNIIAEAIIGYDVRDQQAIDRAMIALDGTPNKGKLGANAILGVSIAVARAAADYLEVPLYTYLGGFNTKVLPTPMMNIINGGSHSDAPIAFQEFMIMPVGAPTFKEGLRWGAEVFHALKKILKERGLVTAVGDEGGFAPKFEGTEDGVETILKAIEAAGYEAGENGIMIGFDCASSEFYDKERKVYDYTKFEGEGAAVRTSAEQVDYLEELVNKYPIITIEDGMDENDWDGWKVLTERLGKRVQLVGDDFFVTNTEYLARGIKENAANSILIKVNQIGTLTETFEAIEMAKEAGYTAVVSHRSGETEDSTIADIAVATNAGQIKTGSLSRTDRIAKYNQLLRIEDQLGEVAQYKGIKSFYNLKK
- a CDS encoding YueI family protein, whose product is MTNLEDKLLKGAWGERRLNPEQQRYYLGTYAERVVLSALLDEAQTKTVKDYLKRELPSLQLVYQPLHLKISSKLAPQLQILYMKLAKENHLPVTIITETHMTSPFAFILHTDHAINLKETRLEVILKQTKNDQLSKQTPEKTKSFWKRFLKK